The Streptomyces sp. NBC_00162 genome window below encodes:
- a CDS encoding chorismate mutase, producing MNNSDIDNGIDETVAAELARLRDSIDNIDAAVVHMLAERFKCTQQVGHLKARHQLPPADPGREASQIARLRQLAENAKLDPAFAEKLLNFIIAEVIRHHETIAAGEDQT from the coding sequence ATGAACAACAGCGACATCGACAACGGGATCGACGAAACCGTCGCCGCCGAACTCGCCCGCCTGCGGGACAGCATCGACAACATCGACGCGGCCGTGGTCCACATGCTCGCCGAGCGTTTCAAGTGCACCCAGCAGGTCGGCCACCTCAAGGCCAGGCACCAGCTCCCCCCGGCCGACCCGGGCCGCGAGGCCAGCCAGATCGCCCGGCTCCGCCAGCTCGCCGAGAACGCCAAACTCGACCCGGCCTTCGCCGAAAAACTCCTCAACTTCATCATCGCCGAGGTCATCCGCCACCACGAGACGATCGCAGCCGGCGAAGACCAGACCTGA